One window of Pyxicephalus adspersus chromosome 4, UCB_Pads_2.0, whole genome shotgun sequence genomic DNA carries:
- the GCLC gene encoding glutamate--cysteine ligase catalytic subunit, whose amino-acid sequence MGLLSAGSPLSWEETKKYADHVRQHGIIQFLNIYHKVKERQKDVLKWGDEVEYMLVNFDHENQKVRLVLKGEDMLETLQDRGEKINPNHPTLWRPEYGSYMIEGTPGQPYGGIMAEFNTVEDNMRKRRQEASSLLPNNQSIITVTSFPRLGCPGFTFPEFSPTPVEKGASRSLFFPDEAINKHPRFSTLTRNIRHRRGEKVAINVPIFKDKNTPSPFIEKFPNAIGDDAKAALPDHIYMDAMGFGMGNCCLQVTFQACSIAEARYLYDQLATICPIVMALSAAAPFYRGYVSDIDCRWGVISASVDDRTKEERGLEPLKNNKYRIDKSRYDSIDSYLSTCGEKYNDIDLTIDKEIYSHLTREGIDHPLAQHIAHLFIRDPLTLFEEKIHLDDANESDHFENIQSTNWQTMRFKPPPPNSDIGWRVEFRPMEVQLTDFENSAYVVFVVLLTRVILSYKLDFLIPLSKVDENMKVAQKRDAVRQGMFYFKKDICKAGIAAVDGCYTALNGTEPEHEEYTLMSIDTIINGKEGVFPGLLPILNSYLENMEVDVDTRCTILNYLKLIKKRASGELMTVARWMREFVSNHPDYKHDSVITDKMNYDLLVKCNQIANGQISCPELVGFTTSKTKPSGSKTIV is encoded by the exons ATGGGTTTGCTGTCCGCCGGCTCTCCGCTTAGCTGGGAAGAGACCAAGAAGTATGCGGATCACGTCCGGCAACACGGCATCATCCAGTTCCTGAACATCTACCACAAGGTGAAGGAACGGCAGAAGGACGTGCTCAAATGGGGCGATGAG GTGGAGTACATGTTGGTCAACTTTGATCATGAAAATCAAAAGGTTCGTTTGGTACTTAAAGGTGAAGACATGCTTGAAACTCTTCAAGACAGAGGtgaaaaaataaacccaaa TCACCCAACGCTCTGGAGACCGGAATATGGCAGTTACATGATTGAAGGTACACCAGGACAGCCCTATGGAGGTATAATGGCAGAATTTAACACCGTGGAAGACAATATGCGGAAACGTCGTCAAGAAGCCTCATCACTTTTACCAAACAACCAGTCAATAATCACTGTCACTTCTTTTCCAAG ATTGGGATGTCCTGGATTTACATTTCCAGAGTTTTCACCCACCCCAGTGGAGAAGGGAGCATCTAGGTCACTTTTCTTTCCAGATGAAGCCATCAACAAACATCCTCGATTTAG TACCTTGACAAGGAATATTCGGCACAGGCGTGGAGAAAAAGTGGCTATTAATGTTCCAA TTTTTAAAGATAAGAATACTCCTTCtccatttattgaaaaattccCAAATGCTATTGGTGATGATGCAAAAGCAGCACTGCCTGATCACATCTACATGGATGCCATGGGGTTTGGGATGGGCAACTGTTGCCTCCAG GTCACTTTTCAGGCTTGTAGCATTGCTGAAGCAAGATACCTGTATGACCAGCTGGCCACTATATGCCCAATTGTG ATGGCCCTGAGTGCAGCAGCTCCTTTTTACAGAGGGTATGTGTCCGACATTGACTGTCGATGGGGTGTTATTTCTGCCTCTGTAGATGATCgaacaaaagaagaaagaggCCTGGAG CCTCTGAAGAATAACAAGTACAGAATTGATAAATCTCGATACGACTCTATAGACAGTTATCTGTCTACCTGTGGTGAAAAGTACAATGACATTGATTTGACTATAGATAAGGAAATCTATAGCCATCTAACAAGAGAAG gAATTGACCATCCCTTGGCCCAACATATTGCTCATCTCTTCATCAGAGATCCTTTGACATTGTTTGAAGAGAAGATACATTTGGATGATGCAAATGAATCAGACCATTTTGAG aATATCCAATCAACCAACTGGCAGACAATGCGGTTTAAGCCTCCTCCACCGAACTCTGATATAGGGTGGAGAGTAGAGTTTCGTCCAATGGAG gTCCAGCTAACAGACTTTGAAAACTCTGCCTATGTAGTCTTTGTGGTGTTGCTGACCAGAGTTATTCTTTCTTACAAGTTGGACTTTCTTATTCCATTGTCAAAG GTTGATGAAAACATGAAAGTGGCCCAGAAACGTGATGCTGTGCGTCAgggaatgttttactttaaaaaggatATTTGTAAAG CCGGTATTGCTGCTGTTGACGGCTGTTATACAGCGCTTAATGGTACAGAACCTGAACACGAAGAATATACCCTCATGAGCATTGATACTATAATCAATGGAAAG gaAGGggtttttccaggtttgcttcccATACTTAATTCTTACCTAGAAAACATGGAGGTAGATGTGGACACACGCTGCACCATATTAAACTACCTTAAACTTATCAAGAAAAGAGCTTCAG gtgaacTGATGACAGTTGCTCGATGGATGAGAGAATTTGTATCAAACCATCCAGACTATAAGCATGACAGTGTGATAACAGACAAAATGAACTATGACTTGCTTGTTAAATGTAACCAGATAGCAAATGGACAAATTAGTTGTCCAGAGTTGGTTGGTTTTACAACTTCCAAAACAAAGCCTAGTGGAAGCAAGACAATTGTATGA